Proteins encoded together in one Chitinophaga sp. LS1 window:
- a CDS encoding YegP family protein yields the protein MANPKFDLFKSSGEFYFHLKAENSQTILSSEGYISKQGAENGIKSVKENAPLDKRYVKKDTPTYTFVLTAANGITIGRSESYTTAAGRDNGIAAVKRCGPIADINDLT from the coding sequence ATGGCAAATCCCAAATTTGATCTTTTTAAATCAAGTGGTGAGTTTTATTTCCACTTAAAGGCAGAAAATAGCCAGACTATTTTATCCAGCGAAGGATATATTAGTAAACAAGGCGCTGAAAATGGCATAAAGTCAGTGAAGGAAAATGCGCCTTTGGATAAGAGGTATGTGAAAAAGGATACGCCTACCTATACGTTTGTTTTGACAGCTGCTAATGGGATAACAATAGGAAGAAGTGAAAGCTATACTACAGCTGCCGGGCGTGATAATGGTATTGCTGCTGTGAAAAGATGTGGACCTATAGCAGATATTAATGATTTGACGTAA
- a CDS encoding SUMF1/EgtB/PvdO family nonheme iron enzyme, translated as MKTIDVAISVAEEDTYVADMIAAELKQLNVRYYYYKEEKDNWGKHLINLTMDAYGKRTKYVLLITSRYCVNKYWSGIEQQMALAQFPQGNVLQLRLDDTEVGGLSKHKVCEDWKKNPEEIARLLKEKIEKRKWEVIWRLLRICTFLCVMGGTVFLWYLIYAWWCHRWILKQEYVHVQGLPICISNIEVTVAAYREYCMLTGKIFPEQPIHSVDSMPVRNVTWEEAKAYCAFVKGRLPREMEWQAAALAGGSTIYSGGTSAGTVAVYNRVKPAFVGHRKANAWGIYDMSGNVAEWCEDWADSAQTKKVVKGGGYDSEVGELAVSSKRAERPDERLSDVGFRVVKDN; from the coding sequence ATGAAGACAATTGATGTAGCCATTTCGGTGGCGGAAGAGGATACGTATGTGGCGGATATGATTGCGGCAGAGTTGAAGCAATTGAATGTTCGGTATTACTATTATAAAGAGGAGAAGGATAATTGGGGGAAGCATTTGATTAATCTGACCATGGATGCATATGGGAAGCGGACGAAGTATGTGTTGTTGATAACGAGTCGGTATTGTGTGAATAAGTATTGGTCTGGTATTGAGCAGCAGATGGCATTGGCGCAGTTCCCACAGGGGAATGTTTTGCAGTTGAGATTGGATGATACGGAGGTGGGGGGATTGTCGAAGCATAAGGTGTGTGAGGATTGGAAGAAGAATCCGGAAGAGATAGCGAGGTTATTGAAAGAGAAGATTGAGAAAAGAAAGTGGGAGGTGATATGGCGGTTGTTAAGGATATGTACATTCTTGTGTGTGATGGGGGGGACAGTTTTTTTGTGGTATTTGATTTATGCGTGGTGGTGCCATCGGTGGATTTTGAAGCAGGAGTATGTGCATGTACAAGGGTTGCCTATTTGTATCAGTAATATAGAAGTGACAGTGGCTGCATACAGGGAGTATTGCATGCTTACGGGTAAGATATTCCCTGAGCAGCCCATTCATTCTGTTGATTCTATGCCGGTGAGGAATGTGACGTGGGAGGAAGCGAAGGCGTATTGTGCATTTGTGAAGGGAAGATTGCCGCGTGAGATGGAGTGGCAGGCGGCGGCGCTGGCGGGGGGAAGTACGATTTATAGTGGTGGCACTTCGGCAGGGACGGTGGCGGTGTATAATAGGGTGAAGCCGGCGTTTGTGGGGCATAGGAAGGCGAATGCGTGGGGGATTTATGATATGAGTGGGAATGTGGCAGAGTGGTGTGAAGATTGGGCGGATTCGGCGCAGACGAAGAAAGTGGTGAAGGGAGGTGGGTATGATAGTGAGGTGGGAGAGTTGGCGGTGAGTAGTAAGCGTGCGGAGCGGCCGGATGAGCGATTGAGTGATGTTGGATTTAGAGTTGTAAAAGATAATTAA
- a CDS encoding caspase family protein yields the protein MRRALVVGINDYPGSARLYGCVNDATSIGEVLSSNEDGAPNFDVMLMTKDHSKAAIKSRLMELFSGDDEIHLFYFSGHGMVNEMGGYIVTPDFQRYDEGISMDDILMMAATSKAMQKVIVLDCCHAGAMGTPVLMGNGMAVLGKGVVILASSRDSEKSKEVGGMGVFTSLLLKALHGGAADIVGDVTAGNIYSYIDRGLGGWQQRPVFKANIARSLNLRKVKPPLDLGDLRLLRSYFPEVAYEMPLDPSYEYTVEGADSEHIRVFKVLRRMQGVGLVEPVDEEYMYWAAMNSGKCRLTPLGMYYWQLVKEGRI from the coding sequence ATGAGAAGAGCATTGGTTGTCGGTATTAATGATTATCCGGGCAGTGCGAGGTTATATGGTTGTGTGAATGATGCGACCAGTATTGGAGAGGTATTAAGTTCCAATGAAGATGGTGCCCCAAATTTTGATGTCATGTTGATGACGAAAGATCATAGCAAAGCGGCTATTAAATCCCGGTTGATGGAGCTATTCAGCGGGGATGATGAGATTCATTTATTTTATTTTTCAGGACATGGGATGGTGAATGAGATGGGTGGGTACATCGTGACGCCGGATTTTCAGCGGTATGATGAGGGGATTTCTATGGATGACATCCTGATGATGGCGGCGACTTCGAAGGCCATGCAAAAGGTGATTGTATTGGATTGTTGTCATGCAGGGGCGATGGGCACGCCGGTTTTGATGGGGAATGGGATGGCGGTGCTGGGGAAGGGTGTGGTGATATTGGCATCGAGCAGAGATTCGGAGAAATCGAAGGAGGTAGGAGGGATGGGGGTGTTTACGAGTTTGTTGTTGAAGGCATTGCATGGTGGAGCTGCGGATATAGTGGGGGATGTGACGGCGGGGAATATTTATAGTTATATAGATAGAGGATTGGGAGGGTGGCAACAAAGGCCGGTGTTTAAGGCGAATATTGCGCGGTCTTTGAATTTGCGTAAAGTGAAGCCACCGTTGGATTTAGGTGATTTGAGGTTGTTGAGGAGCTATTTTCCGGAGGTAGCTTATGAGATGCCATTGGATCCTAGTTATGAGTATACGGTGGAGGGGGCGGATTCGGAGCATATCAGGGTGTTTAAGGTGTTGCGGAGGATGCAGGGAGTGGGGTTAGTGGAGCCGGTAGATGAGGAGTATATGTATTGGGCGGCAATGAATAGTGGGAAGTGTAGGTTGACGCCATTGGGGATGTATTATTGGCAATTGGTGAAGGAGGGGAGGATATGA
- a CDS encoding sensor histidine kinase, translated as METSIFATSLTIIISTLLVLGLCTAVVYFLFLYQKKKFRHQQELIEMREQFNHVLLQSRLAIQEQTLDHISKELHANFSHLVSLININLQEILPQAPANQRENILETKSLAKQLMSELKALSANLNTDHIIHIGFVKALENELNRLAKTKKYEVVITKAGEEYRILPEHEIILFRLCQEVLNNTVKYAKATEITASINFSKEQFVLVITDNGTGFNVQDALENSGEKQSTGLLNMHKRASLINAELLITSRNGGGTVVFITIPQPQILKSIQE; from the coding sequence ATGGAAACCTCAATATTCGCAACCTCTCTGACAATCATTATATCCACTTTACTTGTTCTGGGACTCTGTACTGCCGTCGTATATTTTCTATTTCTCTATCAGAAAAAGAAATTTCGACATCAACAGGAGCTCATTGAAATGCGCGAGCAATTTAATCATGTATTGCTGCAATCAAGACTCGCTATCCAGGAACAGACGTTGGATCATATCAGTAAGGAGTTGCACGCCAACTTCAGTCACCTCGTGTCGTTGATCAATATCAACCTCCAGGAAATTCTGCCACAAGCTCCCGCAAATCAACGGGAAAACATCCTCGAAACAAAATCGCTGGCGAAACAACTGATGAGTGAGCTAAAAGCCCTATCGGCCAATTTAAACACAGATCATATTATCCACATCGGCTTTGTCAAAGCACTGGAAAATGAACTGAACCGGCTGGCTAAAACCAAGAAATACGAAGTGGTCATCACCAAAGCGGGTGAGGAATATCGTATCTTACCTGAACACGAAATCATCCTCTTCCGCCTCTGCCAGGAAGTACTCAACAATACCGTGAAGTATGCAAAAGCAACTGAAATCACCGCTTCTATCAATTTTTCAAAAGAGCAGTTTGTACTCGTCATTACGGATAATGGCACTGGGTTCAATGTACAGGATGCCCTCGAAAACAGCGGAGAGAAACAGAGTACCGGTTTGTTGAATATGCACAAAAGAGCCTCGCTGATCAATGCTGAACTCCTCATCACCAGCCGCAATGGTGGCGGTACCGTCGTGTTCATTACTATTCCTCAACCCCAGATCCTTAAATCTATTCAAGAATGA
- a CDS encoding response regulator transcription factor gives MSKIQIALVDDHNLFRKGLIKLINMGDTQQRYHILFEADNGNQLKEKMRTPPFPDIILMDIDMPEVDGFEAVEWLQRTHSDVKVLVMTMLESETAILRMLRMGVKGYIHKDIEVEELTAALESIAANGFYYSDAASEVLHQNLNGLDRSNNTAIHLSENEREFIKWVATDMTYQQIADKMNLSVKTIDGYREALFRKLGVRTRVTLALYAVKHGLVEL, from the coding sequence ATGAGTAAAATCCAAATAGCCCTCGTAGACGACCATAACCTGTTTCGTAAAGGCCTGATCAAACTGATCAACATGGGAGATACACAACAACGGTATCATATCCTCTTTGAAGCAGACAACGGCAACCAACTCAAAGAGAAAATGAGAACACCCCCATTTCCTGATATCATTCTCATGGATATCGATATGCCGGAAGTGGATGGCTTTGAAGCGGTAGAATGGCTGCAACGTACACATAGTGATGTAAAGGTATTGGTCATGACCATGCTGGAATCAGAAACAGCGATCTTGCGGATGCTACGCATGGGGGTGAAAGGATATATTCATAAAGACATTGAAGTAGAAGAACTGACGGCTGCGCTCGAGTCTATTGCGGCTAATGGATTTTATTATTCTGATGCTGCGTCTGAGGTATTGCATCAAAACCTGAATGGATTAGATCGATCCAACAATACCGCTATACATTTATCTGAAAATGAAAGGGAGTTTATTAAATGGGTAGCCACGGATATGACTTATCAACAGATAGCGGATAAGATGAATCTGAGTGTGAAGACGATTGATGGGTATAGGGAGGCACTTTTTAGGAAATTAGGTGTAAGGACCAGGGTAACGCTGGCGCTGTATGCGGTGAAGCATGGGTTAGTAGAATTATAA
- a CDS encoding OmpA family protein — translation MNTAKSDAFWPSYTDLMTSLFFIMLVLYILTYVRLNSTIQLQANKLKIIETVEENLRPLKAESSLFIYEEQYKRFKLAFDVKFGNNQYQLTPDQLENYQETINHIDQAGLKLKSIIDHLKQERASDERLRRVSYVVVIAGYASRTGQEAHNYELSYQRALALKNYWKTKGIDFEAKEYEELVDLQVAGNGWGGIGRLPFEPDNQRFLIQIFPKIGDVK, via the coding sequence ATGAATACAGCAAAATCTGATGCTTTCTGGCCGAGTTATACGGATTTGATGACCAGTTTGTTTTTTATTATGCTGGTATTGTATATTCTTACTTATGTACGGTTGAATTCTACGATTCAGTTGCAGGCAAATAAATTGAAGATCATAGAGACAGTAGAAGAGAATTTGCGACCCTTGAAGGCGGAGTCTTCATTATTTATTTATGAAGAGCAGTATAAGCGATTTAAGTTAGCGTTTGATGTGAAGTTTGGGAATAACCAGTATCAGTTAACGCCTGATCAGTTGGAGAATTACCAGGAGACGATCAATCATATAGATCAGGCGGGGTTGAAGTTGAAGTCAATCATTGATCATTTAAAACAGGAGCGGGCATCGGATGAGCGGTTAAGGCGGGTGTCGTATGTGGTGGTGATAGCGGGGTATGCTTCCAGGACGGGGCAGGAGGCACATAATTATGAGTTGAGTTATCAGCGGGCGTTGGCTTTGAAGAATTATTGGAAGACTAAGGGGATTGATTTTGAGGCGAAGGAGTATGAGGAATTGGTGGATTTGCAGGTGGCGGGGAATGGATGGGGAGGGATTGGGCGGTTGCCGTTTGAGCCCGATAATCAGCGTTTTTTGATACAGATTTTTCCTAAAATAGGGGATGTGAAGTGA